TTTCCATAAAAGAATCCAAATTAGAAAATGACTCGTAAGTTGTATCAAATTACAATACATGTATGACTAGATCGAGGAACTACAAATACATTACCACAACTTAGCTTTCATACATACAACCAAACTAAAGGCTCAGGACCATGTTACACATAGATAGGGATTTGAGAACATGGATTCAGTTGGTGGCATTGATAAAAGTTCAGTTGGTGGTGCTGATAAGTCTTCAGTTGGTGGTGTTAAATCTTCTTCAAGTAGCCAGTATCCTTTGGATGGTGCAAGAAAGAAGCCAGTTCCAGTAGGCGGTGTTGTTAGTATTATGATCTTAAAGATATTATTTTTGTTGGCAGTAGATTTGTAAGAGTTGGTAACATTCCTGAAATTTCAAGAAAGCAGATACTGGATGATGCACATGCTGCTGGGAAGAATCCAGAGCAACCATTGAATGTCGAAGACAAAATGATCCTAATAGTAATCTTGATTTAGGCAAGCAGAAATTGTAAAGAATGTTGATTCCGAAATCAATACTTTGAAATAAGGGCTTGgtttggtgttgaagaatttgtttCGCGGTCAGGGTGAGTGCTAGGTTTCCTCTTTAAAGATAAGTTTAATGTTGTTTTTTAAGTTCTAAACTTTTAAGATTTATGTTGTGCTTGGATGAGAAATGCATATATATGGAATTTATAAATTAACAAAATTTTAAAACTTTGGATAGGTCCCTTgtgatatataaattaataactttcttttttttatgtATAATGTGTAGTTACATTTATATTAATTTAGTGAAGAATGACTCGATCATAACCTAGTTTTTCTTGAAATAGACGTCACATTGAATTTCATCTTAGTCCTTAATAAAAAAAGAGTTTTTCGTGTCGTTACTTCATTATGCAATTAAAAAACTAGTTAATACCTTTGTAGATATCATAACATTTTTATATGAATGTGGCTCTAACAAAACTTTTATCTTCAACTTCTACATCATCACTTTTATCTTCAACTTCCACAGCATAATATACAAAATTGTATTTCCTCGGAATAGTCCAAGAGGTATTCAACATCTATTAAATTATTTGAAAGCTTGAAGTAAAACCAAACTTGAAATGAATAAGCACAATGCAAGAAAACATAGACCGCGGATTCTTCTTCCTTTTGAAAAACACACACAACTCATTCTGAAAATTAACACATCTATGATTTATTATATCCAGAGTTGGAAAGGAGTATGAAAATTTTCCCAAAAGCATAAAGCCTTCTTTAGAAGGAATAATTTTTTACCACAGATATATATTAATATCCAAACTTCGATGTCAACAACGGGAGTTATCACTTCAAAGGTTCTTTATGAACAATTAAAGTTCTGTAAGTATCTCTCACATTAAACTCCCCATGAGGATTAACCTTCAAAATAATCAAATCAGTCTTTGGAATATTAATCTCATCACTAGTAGTTTGAATAAGCACATCATCTAAGGAGGAAACCTCCATTTACCATTATTAGTATAGTCAGCCACCATAATATCTTTGTCATGAAAGAGAGcatcaacaaaattgagatttgcCCAATATATATATGTAATCTTTCCTTTAAGATTCCAATTTCTTCTAGGAATTTGACTTTAAAACCATCTAAGAAACCCATTTTGATCTTTTGGCAACATTTCTTAATTAACTCCAGAATTCCCCTCCAACACCAAGAAAAGTCACGTGGAGGTTTGAATAACATACTTGCTGTAATTTTGACGAGATTTTTCCAAGGGGTAAATAAATTCCACGGGTAAAATATGTCTGTAATCCACCCAAACATACTCCTGACCCAAAGTTTTCCTTAAGCCGCACCATGACCCCAATCTATGACATGAGGTGAAATTTACGCGAAAAACTCATCACATGCTTCGGTGAAACAACACTTTCACACATAGGCCTTTGATCGACATTTTTGCTCAAAATTTGCCTCACACCACACTTTCCCCATTTATAATTATCTTTGATCAATACATAAATATCAATAACACCTCAAACGCCTTCATATTTATATGCATCACTTCTTCAAACAGGTCTAAATACCAAAGACCCATTTTCTGCAAAACTATTTCATTCTCAAGTTATCAAATTAGGATTGCATTTAGGTGTGTTCTTAATGAACACTCTTATGAATTCCTATTTAAAATCTATGTTCATTTTGATGCTCATAGTCGGTTTGATGAAATGCCTATAAAAATACTTTCTCATGGAAGACAATTCTCTCTGCATATGCTAAACAAGGTCGGTTCGATCGTGCACATACAATTTTTCAAGAAATGCCTGAACGAGATTCTATTTCGTGGACTTCGATGATTGTGGGTTATAATCAAATGAGTCAGTTTCAGAAATCCATTTCGATGTTTTTAGAGGTTTACCTTAATCTTCTCAATCAAaagaatttcttttgatttataaaTTTTTGACCATTCTTTCTTATTTTTGAAGAAGCTAGATATAATTAAAAGATAACTGTGAATGAATGAATTAATGTAATTTAGGTATGATTGATCAATCACAACTTAATAGCTAATCCTTTAATATCGACTAATTACGTATAAGGTAACGTATATGAATATGCATTCTACAATAACTATATGTAAGAACAATTGGAAATTGGATTAATTGTTATATTGTTTAATAAGACTACACATTAAACAATCTGAATTCACAATTAACTTCGATGAGCTATTAATCAGGAATGcacatttaatttttcttttaaatatttATTACAAAACACAATTAACTTTCTGATACTCATCAAAAACATATATTTGAGACCGATATCTTAAGACTTAGAAAAAATAAGCATCAAACATGTTAAGTCTAAAATTCAATTCAATTAAGTTACTCTTTCTTGTAGATTACATCTCTAATACAAATTTATACTCATCCAcaaattaatttaaattaaaatataCCAACAAATGAATAATCATTTAAAGTAAGATCAATAATCAAGTTATAAAATAAGATCAATGATCAAGTTTTCAATTCGTATTTAAATAGTAATAATAGTAAAGTTACATAAATTAGAAATTCAAGAGTACTAGAGATTTAAATAAAGGTTGAAACATGTTTGTCCCCTTcgttttaggttttcaaaaaaaaaaaatccataaaaaggGGAACTAAAGGGTTTTCACATAAAAGAATAAAAGAAGAGTACttaattaaattaaaactaacattATTCAACTTGTGTCTCTTAATATTTAGATGTtttaatgaaattttttttttaatgaaaacccCTAACGTACAACAAGGTAAAAAGgatagggtaccaagtacaccaccaacacTTTCGTTCGAAAACCAGTATGGACATAAAACTTAataatccttgacaatatgtatgtagAGTTTATGATCTCTATGTCTTCTCAATCATAGATTATGGGGCacttgaacctgattgttaataaGAGTACTtgtacgatctcaaaaatcaatatccacgatcaatcaagtcatatccaaataatccagTCGGTGCTCGACCAAGtactaaacttgttatctatctttaaaGATATGAATTCtgcaagaaacaagtctcgtaatcgatcagaATTATAATCGATCAAGTCTCGTAAACAATACattgcggaaaaggaaaaacacaagacaccagaagttttgttaacgaggaaaccgcaaaagcataaAAACCCTGAGATCTCggccagatttgaacaccaaactgtaaaCAGTAGCTTACTATAAAAATTCCGAccggaatatagttgagaccgaatccacccccAAAGCGATCAGTTATGGTTGCGCTCCATacttctcttgaacctcgcaacgctctacgcaattgattcctttagGTGACGTCCTCTACATCTTAAGAGttacttcaacctaagtgaagacttttgataccaatctgcctctagtagataagcatatttgatttccctttagatcaaagattaAGGCTTGATCTGTTTGAAATATACAAAGCTAACAAACCTCACAATTCTGGAACACTTGCAttcacttagatgagaagcctTAGTtatttaccacctctcaagaacaatcttcaacttatcaattaagaatagtttttaGATATCGATCTTGAGGAATCATAAATTATGAGACGAAAAAAACTTTGGCATTACTATCTATCTTTTCAGAAAGTAGGGACGgtattttagttaattttaattttttatggGGTCAAAAAATGGTAACATGGTCAAAATTGTATTTACACTTTCTTTTTGACCCACCGGCGAAAAATCTTTCCTCCATCACCGATTCTAAGAACACATTAGAAGTAAAGCTAAGTTAAAAGTTTCCACCCAAGGAAAAGAAacttatggtgggtttggatgcagAATTCTAAAGGTGGAATTTATGGGTCCatgggatttggtggaattacgaTTCTCTTGGTATATTTGGTTGCCTAAATTCTTTGGATTCACATTTCCCTCGGGATTTATTATTCCAAAAAATCCCTCATTTTAAATACTATCCCCCCTAAGATTTTTGGGAGAGATTTATGGGCCCGTTTTTTCTTAATCTTAAAAGTCATATTTTTTTCCTCTAAAGTCTAAACATTCTCCAAATGGTACATGAGATTTAAAATAAAGAAATGTTAAAAATTCTAGGAATTTTCACTTAGCTACCAAACACACGAGGAATTTGTAATCCTGTGGAATTATATATCTCTCGAAATTATGAGTTCTACAACCAAACACACCATTATCAGAAACAAAATTAATTCCAGTTACTCCATAGGAACCAAAAAAACAAGATGTACTAGCATTGTCACCAACCACCTTCAACAAAAAGAATATTTCAAAATTCATAAACTAGAATGAACTAAAAATCACCTACACGGAAATtttcctatatcccccaattagttttactATCCTCCAGTCGCATGTTCATCTTTAACACGGGAATTTTCCTCAAACCTAATTCTTTAACCCTTTAGATGCTTCCAACTTCAGTGCCCTAATATGAATTTCAACACCATTAATTATCTCCTTCTGTCTGGCATCGAGTACATGCATGGTTCATTTCCACAATCAAACTCTGCTCGTCAGCCAGTTGTGAGAATGCTTGCTTATTTTTCTTCTCAACACTTACGAGGTTGCTGAATACATGTTGATTTTCCTCTGGTCCAGAATATTCGCCATTAGTTTCTGCATCAACCAATATTTTGGCATCAACAATTTCCACATAATCATTGGCAAGCTCAATTTGATCTTCTGCGATATTATTTAATCTAGCTTCATTCTCAAATCTTTCATCATGCTCGATATCAGACACTTCTTTAGAATCTTCATCGACCTCATATTCTCCATTAGCAAACGTCGTTTGAATATTATAACGTATGTTACGACTAATTTCCATGAGAATTTTTTCCAGTGCTCTGTCATCTTCTAGTTGATATAAGTTTTTTCGAGAGTTTTCTTATGGTTACACCCTTGTCATCATTAATTAAAATAGGATCTCTAGATCATGACTCGTCCTATAAATGGGTAAACGATCATAAATACGATCAGCAGTGTAGTATGGTACGCTCTATTAAGTGTAAGCTGGTCTAATCTACGTTGCATATCTTGTAGTTAAGGTTAGTAGTTAGAGGTGGGAGTTCGCTCTTCTACAATAGTTCTAAAAGTTTTGATTAcgtatttatttatagaaacaagTGCCCCTAAATAAGAATCTTTTAGGTATAATTTTTTGATTTCGAGAAGCTTGTATATCATTCTTTAGTGATTTAGGtcaatcttttatcaaaaaacaaaatagaTTTGTCAAAGGTTACTAGTTGACCAGAGGCTTTGGAATAGTGGTcttggactacatccttaactccttaaagagttattttttatttatgaCAATTACAGGATTCAAACCTACTCCGCAATCAGAGAGAGCACGCCAACAACCAGACCACTCGATGGTCGACATTTATTCAAATCAattttagcaaacaaaaaacaatcatttacaaaaggaaaaaaaaagcttGCAACCTCCTTTATGATCCATATCGGCAAACGGATagtgcttttttctttttttgactcAAAATTTGCCACCGTCACAGTCGAATCCTGACTCTGTCACTATGATTTGCCCATAAATATTAATCCACTCAAAATCTACCTATGCCCGTCCAAAATGGAAAACTCTATAACTCGGACAATTAGCATAGGCCAAATATGAGAAAATCAATCCAGACCTTtaatcattttcatcttcaccctattACCAATCCCAATACTAGAATCATTCTCCTCTTTACCATTAAGATTGTGACACATCATGTCCCATATCTGGACCAGCCCCCACTGTCCCAGCTGTAGCAAGGTCGGAAAATTTGCCTCATTGAACCACGGCCCAAAATCTACACCACAACGTGAAATTTGTACGAATAGCTCATATGCCTCGTGAGAAAACATTTTTGCCCCATTGATTCAGTTATTGCAGCAGCTTCTTCGTATGACTGTTTTCCCCCCCAGACTTTCTTCTTTTAAAAATGTCTTTGATCAGTCCATCAATTTCATCAACACTTCAAACACCTTCAGATTTCTACGCATCACTTCTTCAAACAAGTCTCAGAACCAAAGACCCATTTACTGCAAAATTAGTCCATGCTCAGATTATCAAACTAGGATTGCATTTAGGTGTGTTCTTGATGAACAATCTTATGAACTCCTATTCAAAATCCGGGTTCATTTCTGATGCTCATACACTGTTTGATGAAATGCCTGTAAAGAATACTTTCTCATGGAATACTATTCTCTCTGCTAATGCTAAACAAGGTAAGTTTGATCGTGCACATACTATCTTTCAAGAAATGCCTGAACGAGATTCTGTTTCGTGGACTTCGATGATTGGGGGTTATAATCACAAGGGTCAGTTTCAGAAAGCCATTTCAATGTTTTTAGGGATGGTTTCTGCTAGAATTTCACCTACTCAGTTCACATTTACTAATATTCTTGCATCTTGTGCTTCTCTTGAGGATTTGAGTATAGGCAAAAAAGTTCACTCCTTCATTGTTAAACTAGGACTGAGTAGTAATGTCCCAGTGGCAAATTCACTGCTCAATATGTACTCGAAATCTGGGAAACCAGATACGACGAAGGCTGTTTTCGATAGGATGCGATTAAGGAGTGTCTCAAGTTGGAACACAATGATTACATTGTATGCACGTTCTGGAAGGTTAGATCTTGCTCTTGCGCAATTCAAACAAATGTCAGAAAGAGATGTTGTTTCATGGAATGCCATGATCGCTGGCTACAATCAACATGGTTTAGACGTTGAAGCTGTATGTATATTTGCAGAAATGCTGAGAGAATCAAACGTGAAACCCGATAAGTTTTCATTAGCTAGTGTTCTATCAGCTTGTGCCAATCTTGAGATGCTGAAACCTGGGAGAGAAATCCATGCTTACATTATAAGAACTGCAGCCAATGATTCTGAGCCAGTCAGTAATGCTTTGATCTCGATGTACTCAAAATCTGGTGGCCTTGCAATTGCTCGAAAAATTGTTGATAGATGCATGGTTTCGAATCTCAATGTCATATCAGTTACAGCTCTGCTTGATGGATATGTTAAGATTGGAGAAGTAAAGCTTGCTAGAAACTTCTTTGATTCCCTGAATGATGCAGACGTGGTAGCATGGACTGCCATGATAGTAGGCTATGTGCAGAATGGATTAAATAATGATGCAGTAGAGCTGTTTAGACGTTTGCTTAGCTATGGACCGAAGCCTAACAATTTCACATTATCTGCCATGCTAAGTGCATGTTCAAGCTTGGCTTCGCTGAATCATGGAAAACAGATTCACGCTAGTGCGTTGAGATCAGGAGCCGAATCTTCAGTTTCTGTAACAAATGCTCTAATTTCCATGTATGCTAAAGCTGGAAGTATTGAGAATGCGAAACGGGTTTTCAGTCAGGTTTCTTGGATCAGAGATAATGTCTCATGGACGTCTATGATTATAGCTTTAGCGCAACATGGTCTTGGAGTAGAAGCTGTTGAACTGTTTGAGGAGATGCTGGCGCTTAAAATTAAACCTGATCATATAACATATGTTGGGGTATTATCTGCATGTACCCATGCTGGATTGGTTGAACAAGGCCAAAATTATTTTGGTCTGATGCAGAATGTACATAAGATTGTACCGACACTTAGCCATTACGCTTGCATGATTGATTTGCTAGGGCGTGCTGGATTGTTAGAAGAAGCTCTAAAATTCATAGAGAAGATGCCAATTGAACCAGATGTTATAGCATGGGGTTCACTTTTAAGTGCATGTAGGGTGAATAAAAATGCTGAGTTGGCAGAAATTGCAGCATCAAGATTACTAGAAATCGATCCTGGGAATGGTGGAGCTTATGCAGCCCTTGCTAATGTGTATTCTTTATGTGGAAGAtatgaagataatgcaaaaattaGGAAGTTGATGAAGGACAGAGGCGTGAAGAAAGACAGGGGAGTTAGTTGGCTTGAGATCAACAAAACAAATCATGTTTTCGGAGTTCAAGATGCATTACATCCGCATAGAGatgaaatctacaagaaaatggCAGAGCTCTGGAAGGAGATTAAGAAACTAGGATTTGTTCCAGATACCAAAGCAGTATTACATGATCTGGATGAAGAGTTGAAGGATGAAATACTGAGCCATCACAGTGAGAAGCTAGCAATAGCATTTGGGTTGATGAGTACCCCTGAGAAAACAACTTTAAGGATTATTAAAAATCTTAGAGTCTGTAACGATTGTCATTCGGCAATTAAATACATATCAAAACTTGTGCAGAGGGAAATTGTGGTGCGAGACGTTACTCGTTTTCATCATTTTAAAGATGGGTTGTGTTCTTGTGGTGATTATTGCTAACATGAAGGACAAACATCTACCTGACGTATTGTTCACAATTCCAGGGATGATTTTTTGTGCTGTTGGTGCTTATGGAATGGCACCATATTGATCAGTTCAGGTGCCTAAGAGCCATTCTTCCTTCATTTACAAGTTCAGACTGTTCAGTCAAAGTTTTCTGTAAGATGCAGTCTTAACACTCTTATCGCCATATTAGAAGAAAATATTTAACCagagaagatatagttttgggtCAAATTCAGATGTTTATTTGATTAATGAAGCCTGTAGAAGTTCAACGAGGAGCAGGGTCCTCATATTTTGGATGGTATTATGCCAGTAGAAGTTCATGATCTACCTGCAGAAGTTCATGATCTACCTGCAGAAGTTCAGAAGGAAGTGAAAGAAGGGGCATTTAACTGTAAGTTACATTGCTAGATTGCAAGTGACTGAGAATTTCCATTCTCTGCCAGGTTTCTTACCTACCACAAAACTCATTTTAGGGTTCAGAATTTTTACAGTCTATTAATCGAATCACAACTGTAGAAGTACATTCTGTTATACGTTAATAGCAAATAGATCATTCATTTAGAACTGTAAAACAATGCCTTTGTTATTTGTTCAAGTATCCAAATACAGTACAATCTTATATATGGTTTCCTGTAATTACTTGCTAGCATTGACGATCAAAACTACATGGTATAGAGGAATTAAccactaataatgaaactatGAAAAATTTCAATCTAATTTAAAATTTCTATGaaacaaaagtaaaataaaaagtaaaactaTGGTTTTGTCTCTGACTCCTGACAAGTATAAGGTGAGCAAGGAATTGCAGCTGAAATTTTTTGCTAACAGTTCAGACCCCAATCGTAAGGCTGATATGTCACTTTCAATTGATTGTTAGCAACTAACTCCAGCAGTTCTTCCGATTTCTCTGGCTCTAAGTAGTTTGATGCATGCTTCACTACCTCACCCTCATTCTTCCCAAAATCAACGCTGAACCTGTAGGGTGCAATGGAGGAAAATACAGCAGGATAAGAAATTCATTATGTCAGTGCCTGGAAAATAGAAAAATTTACAAGATGTCTGTAATGTATATGGCCAATCTGTACTAATGaacccatttttttttaatgggtGCATAAACTTAGCTTTTCCAGACAAAGGGGTGACACATTTTTCTTTACAAACTTACCATTTGAGGATTATGCTGACATAAGCTGTTTTAGTTGCTGGGTCAAAAATAAGCCCTCCATTCCTGAGGAAGTTGCGAGCGGCTTCCATTAGTTCCTTGTCGATGTTTCCAGGTGAGTAGCAGCGAAGTGCAGGACCAGATCTGGTACCACAGACTAGGGTGAAGTGAATCAAGGGTTCTAAGTATGGCAGAGCTACCTGGTGATGCAGAAACAATAAAAACAGTGGTCAGTAAAATAATCACTTGAAGTTACGCGTCACCATCATTCTAATGCAAAGTCCATAAAAAACAGTGGTGGTCTGAAAAAATTGAATCAACCATTATGTTCTCCATGGAGAGACTTAAAAGAACGGAGCGAAAAAGACGGCCTAATGGGTATAAATTATTTTACATTTCTCACTaattttcttttctcttcatcATGATATACATGCTTAAGGTTAGAAATTCTGAAGGAAAACTTGCATGAGTCATGCATCTGCCACACACTGTTGCCAGTTAATCTAATTAAGACTTTATCCCATTTGTTACCTGGTCTATACAGAGTCAGCACTTACACATGCAGCCAGACATTTAGCTTCCTTACAGTTAGATAGAAAACATTTGATTTTAACAAATTACGGTTTAAGGGAATACCTGAGTAGGGATAATAGCCAATTCAATAATAACATTCACTAAAGATTTCTGCACAAGGGTTTCAGGACAATCAATAGCAGAGGGAAAATTTCACCTTAGAACGTGGGTCCTTCCCACCAAAGGGCTTGGTGATGTTATATGGAGGTCGCTGATTACAGCGCAAGATTCCATTCTGGATAGCAGAAAGCGAATAGGTATACCCTCCAACGACATACTTAAAGTCACCTAGCATCTTCCTCCGCTCCATAGCCCCAATGGGATAACCCCACAACAGTATTGCGTGGATGGCCATCATGTTATGGAGATTTATGAAGAAAGCAAGCTTCTCCTCTCTTGACAGATCCTGCAACTCCACTCTCTGAAGCTCTTCAACCACCCTCAGATACCTTTTTAAGAAACAAACCAGATTAAATGCCAGGAGAGGATGCACTATATACACAACTTAACAGTGTGGGATTTGAAAGCAGAATAGTAAGACCACCAACCTTGCAAACTCCTCACTGCGATGGATACTTCTATAGTCGACATGCTTTCCATCTTCAGATGTGTAAGCTTCAAACATAGCGAAGGATAGAAACCTTAACCTTGAAGCAATCTCTATCACAGGCTTTGGTTTAACATCACTTATTCCCTTTGTAATGTTGTAGCATTGAGATGACACGATGGGATCGTGATCCAAAAATCGATAGAGGTGGTTACCATCTTCAAAAATATTCTCGCTAGAAAGCAATGCCATATCAGAACTAGGAGTAAAAAACTGAGTAGGAGGGACTAAAAtgcttcagaaaaataaaaaggacTCACTCGAGAACGTGGCGAAAAAAGTATTTTTTCGCAAGCTGTTGACCAAACTCAATGGCCTGCATCACATTGGAGAATGATTAAAATTTATAGTGAGAAAAAATACCATATTTCAAGATTGAGCATGTATACGAAACCAACCTCCTTTCTTTCCATGTATTGGTCCTCTGACAGAAAATCCACAGCTTCTGAACCTAGAAAACAGTTGGTAAACCTTCGCATCTTGTAGAACCTGTCCTTAACAGATATAGTCTCTTTCATTTTCTTAACAATTGTAGCCTGTTCATCAACTGTTCCACTGCACGATACATCATCTTCACCTGAAAGTGGTGGTAAAGGTGCCTCGGAGGATGGTTCCTCGGAGATGAGCTCTTTAATCTTCTCATCAAGACTGCCACCCTCGTCCATGGTCTTGAGCTCAGCCAGTCCTCCAACAGAAACTTCATTAAAGAACACCTTGGGAACAGCAGATGACCCGGTGAGCTTCTCCAACTCCAACTTTCTGCTGGGGTAAACATCAATATTAATCTCAACATATCTGAGATTTTTCGCCTGCAGGTATAACCTCACATCCTTGGACTCCAGACAGCCTAGCCTCGTATACAGTAGAATTCTCCCTTTCATGGATGGTGGTGGAACTGGACTTTCTACACTGTTATCCTCCCCTTGTTCAACATTGCCCTGCATACTCAGATCACGTTTAATCATAGCTAAAGGGTTCCAGCCAAAACGTTCCAATGGGTTTTTAGACGCCTCTTTCGATTCATTTCCTGTTTTCTTATCCTCTTCCTCCTTAGAACCGTCATTTGAATCATCATCCTTCTCCTCACCACCGGGAACATTTTGTGTTTCTTCATCTTTACTTCCAGAAAGTCGTCGAAAAACATTGGAAACAGCAACAACACTCTTCTCTTTAACAATTTTTCCAAGCGCCACAGCCTTTTCAGGCCATGCAGATCCTTGTGCCTCTGAATCAAGATCCAGAGAACCAGTAGACGAAGTCCTCGTAGCTTCCACCCCAGGAATCTCAGTTCCATCAAATACAGGTTCTTGCTCCTCTTCGTAAGCTTTTTCCATACTTGGACTCATCTCATCTTGATTTTCAGA
This is a stretch of genomic DNA from Papaver somniferum cultivar HN1 chromosome 1, ASM357369v1, whole genome shotgun sequence. It encodes these proteins:
- the LOC113281920 gene encoding pentatricopeptide repeat-containing protein At2g22070-like → MSLISPSISSTLQTPSDFYASLLQTSLRTKDPFTAKLVHAQIIKLGLHLGVFLMNNLMNSYSKSGFISDAHTLFDEMPVKNTFSWNTILSANAKQGKFDRAHTIFQEMPERDSVSWTSMIGGYNHKGQFQKAISMFLGMVSARISPTQFTFTNILASCASLEDLSIGKKVHSFIVKLGLSSNVPVANSLLNMYSKSGKPDTTKAVFDRMRLRSVSSWNTMITLYARSGRLDLALAQFKQMSERDVVSWNAMIAGYNQHGLDVEAVCIFAEMLRESNVKPDKFSLASVLSACANLEMLKPGREIHAYIIRTAANDSEPVSNALISMYSKSGGLAIARKIVDRCMVSNLNVISVTALLDGYVKIGEVKLARNFFDSLNDADVVAWTAMIVGYVQNGLNNDAVELFRRLLSYGPKPNNFTLSAMLSACSSLASLNHGKQIHASALRSGAESSVSVTNALISMYAKAGSIENAKRVFSQVSWIRDNVSWTSMIIALAQHGLGVEAVELFEEMLALKIKPDHITYVGVLSACTHAGLVEQGQNYFGLMQNVHKIVPTLSHYACMIDLLGRAGLLEEALKFIEKMPIEPDVIAWGSLLSACRVNKNAELAEIAASRLLEIDPGNGGAYAALANVYSLCGRYEDNAKIRKLMKDRGVKKDRGVSWLEINKTNHVFGVQDALHPHRDEIYKKMAELWKEIKKLGFVPDTKAVLHDLDEELKDEILSHHSEKLAIAFGLMSTPEKTTLRIIKNLRVCNDCHSAIKYISKLVQREIVVRDVTRFHHFKDGLCSCGDYC
- the LOC113281929 gene encoding uncharacterized protein LOC113281929, producing the protein MEKEDSIEKKVIDSTTAEKVELDTINLQAENHNELLDKIESLDIESEDPKLIHEEVKGDSGSHEIQNVGSENQDEMSPSMEKAYEEEQEPVFDGTEIPGVEATRTSSTGSLDLDSEAQGSAWPEKAVALGKIVKEKSVVAVSNVFRRLSGSKDEETQNVPGGEEKDDDSNDGSKEEEDKKTGNESKEASKNPLERFGWNPLAMIKRDLSMQGNVEQGEDNSVESPVPPPSMKGRILLYTRLGCLESKDVRLYLQAKNLRYVEINIDVYPSRKLELEKLTGSSAVPKVFFNEVSVGGLAELKTMDEGGSLDEKIKELISEEPSSEAPLPPLSGEDDVSCSGTVDEQATIVKKMKETISVKDRFYKMRRFTNCFLGSEAVDFLSEDQYMERKEAIEFGQQLAKKYFFRHVLDENIFEDGNHLYRFLDHDPIVSSQCYNITKGISDVKPKPVIEIASRLRFLSFAMFEAYTSEDGKHVDYRSIHRSEEFARYLRVVEELQRVELQDLSREEKLAFFINLHNMMAIHAILLWGYPIGAMERRKMLGDFKYVVGGYTYSLSAIQNGILRCNQRPPYNITKPFGGKDPRSKVALPYLEPLIHFTLVCGTRSGPALRCYSPGNIDKELMEAARNFLRNGGLIFDPATKTAYVSIILKWFSVDFGKNEGEVVKHASNYLEPEKSEELLELVANNQLKVTYQPYDWGLNC